Within Rissa tridactyla isolate bRisTri1 chromosome 4, bRisTri1.patW.cur.20221130, whole genome shotgun sequence, the genomic segment GAAACAAATTCTCCAGACATGATGCCCTTTTGGGCAATTGTTGCAGTTTCCtctgaaattttcaaaaacacaaaatacgattattttttttaaaatgtccaaagcccaaaatattttttttcttttattgggttccgtaaccaaaaaaaaaaaggttatttaaaacttttatgTGTTTCCTTTTTAGTCTGGTGAGGGAGCAGGGGGATATTAATGCTTGAGGGGGATTCTCTCCCTCCCCCGCTTCTCAAAGAAAGCTTGCCTTGTTTAAAgtgttttccttctgcctgtCTCCATAGAAAATATTAGGGATATGGGGTCTGGTATTCATTATAAGCTCCCAACAGAGTCAGATCAATGAAACTTTAAATAAAGCAGCTGTGAGCCAGTGTGTCATTTAGCTGGTGAAGTTAAAAGCACGTATAACGAAAATGGAGCTTAGCCATTTGGTGAGGGCCTCTATTCCCTCCTTCAGAAGCTTGCGTGACGTTGGCTTGTGGCTCATGTTTCATACTCACACAAGGCAGATTTTGCCTGAATTTTCACCTGCGTACCTACCTATCTACTAGAGCTCAAGCCTAGACCACCAAGCACTCGGCTATTATACAGCCATGGCTACGTTCACCTTTGCAATCGGGGTGCCTGGTGGTTTAACCACAAAgtcaacccttttttttttttcttgagtgtgAAAATAATTAGGCAAAACACAAAAGCATATTAAAGTTGTCTTTTCTATAAATGGGGAGTGAAATGAgtcccctcccccccttcctttttttttttttttttttttcttctctcctagccttgggggaaaaaacaaacccaaaataggACCGCATGAAGCCCCAGTGCAGTTGTCAGGAGAGCTCCAAGTCTCCCTGCCTGTGATGCTTTGTCACACCAGGTTACACACGGTGTGCGGAGGCTGGCAGTGTTTCCCCTGGGTCACCATACTCTTCCGCCATGAAGCTGCCTGCCAGAGCCAGTGCCTGATGTCCATGTTTCCATCTCAGTCGGACAGGTCATGGAGAGCTTTTTTCACCGGACAGGGAATCCATTTTCCTTGCTCTCTCAGCAGCGCAGCCCAGAGCCACAGAGGTTGATTGGGTCAGCCTTGTAATGTGAATTCAGCCCTGCCTGAAGaaaagcccccccccccttccccccgggcTGCCAGGAGGTTCAGTCTCACCAGCAGATGGGAAGGAGGGGTGGGAGGCACCTCGGGGAGCAGCCACATATTCCAGCAGCGTGATATTTATCGTTTTCATCAGCGGTATTGCAGTTAAGTCGAAGGTGCAGGAACACAGAGGAAAGGTCAGGCAAGAGCGATGAAATGATCAGAGGCTGGAAGGACTtacaagaaaagatgaaaagggCAAATACGTGTATCTCGGCTGAGCAGGGATGGCTAAGGAAGGCTGACATTACCATCCAAAGGGAACAGTCCtcagggaggaaaagggagtCTTTAGCCTAGCTCAAGGGGCTTGCAACTCAACGTGACAGGAGGAATTTTGGAAGGCAAATACGggttaaacaggaaaaaaacgtTCCTTGTAGTGTCATTTGTTAAACTGAAGTGATTTCCCACAGGGAGCAGCGGAAGCCCAGACTTGTCTGTATGCCGGGGAGGGGACGTACCTTCCTGTGCTTTAGGaaaggcaggaggtgctggcgAGGAGCTGGGGCAGGTACTGAGTGATGGACGGGCCTGCCAGGCTCTGTGTCTGCCAGCTTTCTGCCtgacagaaataaaatcctgGGCCTGTTGCTTTTCCTACGTGCCACCCGATGCTTGAATTTGGCAACAGTAACAGAATAAAACTGTTCTGCCGGTGCATATGCTGGGAATTAGCAATTGGGGATGTTGGAGGGTCGTGTAGCAGAGTCAGACCCTTGGAAAATCTGATGCGGCTTTATTGAATGCACTGTGCAGGtcagggggctgcaggagagatGCCTTGgctgcttcagagctgcagaaatGATGCCAAATAGAGAAGAGATCTGCATAATCATGTCTTTTGTTGCTGGCAGACACATGGTCAGGACATTGTGGTGTCTGAACGCTTAATTCTTGAGCAATAGGTGTAATATGTGCCTCTGAATGGTCTGGGaggaagaacaaataaaacaTGTGCCTATTTCTTAAAGAATTTAATcttcctaaaataatttaaaatgcaatttaaacagTAGGCTTTTTTGCCATTGTGTTTGTGAGCAGAGCCCAAAAAGTACATgaacaaagaatttattttcaccAAAACGGACATCCTCAGCTCAATGCTGAAAAAGTAGCAGAGTCACTGATCTGAGTGCAGAATTTGGGAAGGCAGCTGTGCCACTGACATTTCCTTCTGGGAGGTGACACCGATTCCCGTGCCAAGCGAGCAGGCGCTTTGGAACGAGACCTGCGGAAAGAGCAAAGCTAATGCAAACAGATAATGATTCACTGGCAGGAACTAGACACCAGCGCTCCTGGCCCTCGTTCTCTTCAGACTCCCGACAAGCCCGGGGTGCCTGACTGCGCATTTGTTATCTAAGCCGGAGCAGGAAagccctgctcctctctggcCCTGCAAGGAGCAGCCGCACTCTGGCAGGCCCAGCACACGGTGCTGGCGAGCCCAGGGCAGCGCCGGTGCTGCTGGTGAAAGGTCTGGGAATTGAGCTGCCTTCCCCTCTGGAGTGGGCAAGTCACGCAGAATAGCCTCGTGGTGGTCCTTGAGCTCAAACTCCGAGCCAGAGGAACCCTCTGTCTCTGAGGCTGAAAGTTTAATTAAGTTCTGGCACCAGGTTGGCAGGATGGCAGATAATTAACCGAAAACACCAGACCCAGATAGACGTGGGTCTGGGAAGTAGGCTGAGATGCCAAAGCTCTCCATGTGAACCTAGTGCCTGGCTAGAAATTTACTGTCAGATCCAGCCATGTTAGTAAACGGCTGAGGGAGGCTGGGGCTGACAGCTCCACATACTGCCTGTGCTCCCCTGGCCCCAGCTGGGTGACAACCAGCCCCTCAGAGGCCCACTGAggtgagggagaaggggaggtgaTGCTGGAGACATCTGTGACCTTGGGCTACAGCGGCTCGCTGCACACTGAGGTTGAACCTGGCACGAACTGACAACCCTCATACCCCATGGTTGGCCTTTAAAGTCTACACAGTGAGTAGCACCCTTCAGTCAAAGCCAGCTGCTTAAGGATCCAGAAATGCATGTGAAATCTTCTTCTGAACCTTCCAGCCATTGCACACTGAGGGCTGTCCCACCTCGACCCATACATGTGCTGGTGTAAATCACTTCTTAATCCCTGCAGGTGAAAGCGCTTTGTAGCACCAAACGCCTGCTGTGCTGATGGAGTGCTTCTTGCAGAAAGAGCCCGTGTCTGAGGATAGTATGACCCAAAATCTGCTGAATCTCATCTTTCATTTGGACAACTTTTCCAGCATTTGTGGCTGAAAGTTAAATATTCAAAGTATGAATTGTTGTCTTCTTGAGGGCTTGGGTGGCTATCGTTATGGGCCAGGGGAGGGGTGAATTCCGGCATCCTCCCTCATTATACCAGCTCCGTGCTGTTATACCTGTCGCTTGGATCACAGGATGGTTTAAAGCCTGACGCCACGTGGTGGCACGGTGCCCAGCAGGGAAAGAGCACTTTAGAGTTAAATTCTCTGGTGTGGTTACAGTGAGATGTGGACCTGGTTACTACTCCTCTGGCGGCAGACCCCTGTCAAGGGGGAGGAGTGATTGACAGtttgggttaaaaaaacccaaagaattggTATTACAGTGGCCCTGAAAGTTGAGTTGGtaaaactgaaggagagaaaacagcaagTGGGAGAAGCTGGGAGCAGAAACCTCCAGAACCAAGACTGCCATTGAACTGACTGTAGCATCAAATCATACCTATAGAAAGACCACGCATTCCTGTATCTGTATGCAGTATGAAGAGAAAGACCTCTGTATCAGGGTGAGTACTTTCAAAGAGTCGTAATGCTTAAATATACCTTTTCAAAGTAACTATAGTGGCATAAAAATTCTGTGCATGCTGGGCATAATTGCTGGGTGGTTAAACAGTCGGTGAAATGGCAGTTTTTCCAGCAAGATCTATCAGAAGGTCGGAGGAACCAGGACGTCATATAGATGCCGTAGTTATATGTAAGCTTTGTCCTTTCTACTTTGTGTACCTGTGTAACGTTACCCCTGTAATGTGACAACTAATTTAAACAGTCTTTTTTGATTACAGCTTAATGACGGTTTTCATGGATTGTGCAATTATGTGGTATATTGTTTTAATGTTGGTTTTGCTTAATTTAACAGTTGcctaaaaattagaaataaaaccacTAGTGATGGGACACGTACCATCCTCCCCAGAGTTGAAAAGCAGGTGAAAGTTAGGTGATATAAACATAACAAGACATTTACAGCACCGATAACGCTTCAGCCTTCTGCAAGGGTTCCACCTCTACTTCTTGAAGATATCGCAAAGCTCTTCATGAACTGTGTGGCAGCCACATGCCTGTTGGAGTAGTACCGTGCCATAAGAAATCTGAGGTCATTGTTAAGTCTTACTTACCTTCCTGTCATTAGGTAGATCATCACTTGTCCCTTAAATATCCTACCCTCCATTGCCACATCCCAGAATAGGTTTTCCCTGTTTCTGCAATGCCAGTGTATTTGTTGAGTTATTGTCTAGATTGTGATCTACTTCAGCTTACTACTATCTACTTATAGATGTTGCCACTTCCTAAATGGGTATTTCTGATATTTGTACTGGTGGATTAGACTTCCTAAACATTCTGTGCCCTTGTTCTTGCAGAATTTCATCTTCTTGTTGAATCATTCCTTTGGTTTCTGAGACTCATTTTGAATTCTGTTCTTGTCTTCAGAGCATTTGAAACTCTTCCCAGGCTGATTCATCCGTACGTTTTAACACTGCATGCTCTAATCTGATTAACAAATTATTAATGTTGAATGGTCCTGTGCTAAGAAGAGATTCCCCGATTCCACAAAGGAATTGTCCCCAAGTTTGTCAAGGAGCTATTTTGAAGGCAAAGATTGAAAAAGTTGTGCTTCCAGCATACAATGAATTTTACTTTGGCATTTTCCTGTTTGCTTAAGAAAATGGACTAAAATCTTTATTACAGTCAGGTTTAACACATCTCTATTTTATTCCCCTTGGCCGCTAGCTTAGTTATTCCAATAAGGAGTATTGGATTCATTTGAAAGAGCTTGTTCTTGATTGCCTGCCTTGTTGGCATGAGCAGCTTACCAGTTTACTGAATGAAAGTGCTTATAAACTGATGATTTAACCTTTTGTTCTACTGCCTTTCTGACCTTTGAAGTTAAGCTTGCCAATCAAAAAATTACCCCACCACCAGGAAGTTAGGTGCTCAGGATGATGCTAGATGTTTCTTAGTGATGGTTCATGACTTACTTCAGTGAGTTTCTTTAGGATTAAAAGCACTGGCTACTTGAGAATATGCAAACTTTCTTCATCCTATTCTACCCCTATTATGACCTATGTTCTTCACTCCCTTTTTAAGATGAATACTGGGTCTCAGTTAAGCAAAAGGTGAAGATGACACGCCCAGTGTTTGCAGTCTGCCGCCTGCTGAAAACCAAAACGGTTGCCGATGTCAGTCCCTGGGTGTGTGTAAATAAAGAAGATGGTTTCTCAAAACAAAGAGGAGGCGTGATTTGAGCTGCTTCGAAAAGTAACGGCAGACCCTGGCCACAAGTACAGTGGTTGCATTTTAGGGGGTATGTCTAATGTTGAGTTAAATCAGAAAGGGGCTCAGGTGGCTTTCAGGAAAGGTCTGAAAGGGCCAGCCAAGGAAGGACACATGATCCTACAGAAGCTCTCCTGTTACCCTCTGAAGGTTTATAACTAGCTTTGACCCAGTAAAGTGTTTCTGTAGTGATCTACAGCTTGCTTTCATGGCATTGTGAGATTTCCTCACAAGTTCACATTCAGTGTCTACCAGTAAACACACTGAGCTGGTGTAAACTTGTTCTGATGATTCAAATATTaacccaaggagaaaaaaaatctttttcacttTCTACCTGTAAGCTTCATGTTGAACCAGGTACTACTTGCAGCTGGCATAAATTCAACATAAAAACATAAACCTAACCTAAACTTTTTTGCTTGTACTAGATGATGTAAAAAATGTGTAATTCCTTATCGGTATTAAATGTTTACTGGGATGTGATCTGATGGGATGATGCCCTATTCTGCTGTCAAGTCCCTTAACTGCCTCACGCAGTGTCAAGCTGCAGAGACATAGGCAGTGCCCGCCCCATATCCTAGGGAAGAGGAGGCAATTGGTTCCTGCCTCCACAGCTGTTTCCTGAGCCACAGCCATCAGCACAGCCCTGAATAACAGACTCACCCGAATTAAGAGCTAAGGTCTGCAACTTTGGCGATGAGCTACAGATCCTCCTGTTACCATAAGGTACCTCTGGGATCAGTTGAATACTGCTGCTGAGCTATAATTAATAGGATGTTAATTATTATGTTTGGTTCAGAAAGATGAGTGTGAGGAATGGTATCCAAGGGGTTTTAGCAGGAGCCAGCTGAAACAAGGCCGGTTAGGCAGTGAGGAGCTGTTCGGACTGTGGAAGAGGAGCCCTGAGACAAGGCTCCCCAACTCTACTGACTGCTCCGTGACACAGCCCCACGGCAGCATGTTGCTCTCCGAATTACagtcaagtgaaaaaaataaaagtactacAGCTAAATCTATTTCTGGTTGGTGGACAAGGACTCTCGACCTGACACTAACATATGAGAAATCTATATATTTGGATTTGAGCAATTTGAGAAGTTTAGCTTTCctgaaaagtggaaaaatagaaaaacccAGTGACAAAGTGATTTCTGAGTGTCTGTTATTCTATGATATCTACGtcaatttccattttctttctccaaatattttgaagcaaaacaATTGGTGCTCAAAGATTAAATTCTCTTTTTAGTTTTTGCCATCTCCTTGAGACTTTTGCAAAGCTATCTTTAAAAGAACTACACTTGGTCTAGCAGTAACAGAAATACATTAGTTCACAGCCTTGGGAAAAAAGGACAGAGAATGCATAAGTAAAAAAGTgtacagaaaaggagaaagtaaagAAAGGTAGAGGAGATTAACATCGAGAACCATAGTGAAAGTAATAACAAATACATTCACCAGTAGCAGGAGACAATGCTAGCTACATTTCTGCCTTCATTGACAGAACTGTTGCAGAACTGGGCAAGTGCTGAGCCTTTGGCTGTATGGCTTATACAAGCAGCTTCACCGTGGATTCAAGGGGCAGTAGTCTTTGCAGAGAGTCTTCAGCAACGGCAGGTAGAGTCTCTGAATTGGggcctctcttttttcctctctcttgctcctcctctttttttttttttttttctcctgttccctcCTCCTCACTGGTTTAATGCTGTCTGTTGGGTGAAACCATATAAACttccagagcatcctccagcaaGTTATGCCAGACGTCTACTACCAGTTGGTGAAGAGCCACTTCCTTTTGCATGTTTTGAACTTGAACTTCATTAGTTTAATTTGATGACATCTAATTTTCGTATTTGGAAGAGACAGTGAAGAGAGAATCCCTATTGACTATTTTCTTCAAGCAGTATCAGATAGTAATGGTGGCTGGCTAGGACTTTCATACAGTCCTTTGCTGCTTCATGCCCTTTCCACTTCCAAATACTGACTGTATTTACCTAGTTACCTTGATGAATTAACTTGAGGAATTTCAGCCTGCTTTTGTGGTTTTCAGCAGCCCAGAGTTGCAAGGAAGTTAGCAGTGTGGACATTGCTGGGATAGCCAGCAGCAAGAATATTAACAAGTTTTACGTGGTCTTCAAACAGCCTCAAGCCAAAGGGAGAAATACTCCTTCCTGTTAATATAAAACTCGGAGAAACTGGGTAGGCAACAGATGTGCCTGCTGATGACCTTAGCTGATGTGGGAAGACCATGTGAGTAAAAGAGCGGGTGACCTTTATGTTGGTAACACCCTTGGGTAACTCAGTAACCTTTTAAAGAGTGATTTTTGTCTCCTGGATCCCCTCCTGACTTTTGCTTCTCTCCTCCCAGTGGTCTGAAAATGAGATGCAGAGGATATAACTGCCTTGCAGTAACAAGGACAATGCTTTTTAGGCTGCAGTTTTGCACTGCTAAAATGAACAGGTTTTCCTTAATGGGGTGCTCCTgacccttcccctcctctctgtcCAGCGCTAACCCTTGTTTTTATCCCACTGCAAGCTGGTTTTCAGGGAGTTAAACCACCAGAAATCTGCTTCCTGCCTTTTCCAGAGCTGGTTTTTGCTGGTTTAGGTTTCTGAACTAGCTCACTGCGGTCAGAAGAGTCCCAGTGTTGGTGGGAACACGACTGTCTGTTCCCACGGCACCTTTTAGAGCACCGTAACTCATTATGAAATTAGCAGCATTAAATGTTAGACGTCACATCTGAATGTATTTTTCTCAGCAGGTAAAGGTCATGATCCACAGGGATAATCACAAGTGTTGTCTTTCATTGCTCAGAGTCCTCGCTCTACTGTGGATTCTTGCACGTGTGCATCATTCTTGCTTTTCTCCCGGACCCAGACACTGTGAAGGCTGGAAGCAGGGAAGTGTGCATCTTTGTAACCCAAGGGAAAAACAGGCGGTGTTGCTAAACCTTTAGCTACACTGTAGCCTTTCTCATCATTGCCTGCACAAATAACTTTCCCAGTTTGGGGTCTGTGCACGGTGTTGCAGTTTGAGGAGTGTGTGTGGGGGCAGTCATATAAAGCTATGAGGTCAGGGGCATCATGTGTGGTATTGTTTCAGGGAAATTTACGTCAGTCACTAAGCATGAAAAAGAGAAGTTTGTCCCCGTAGAGCTGATTAATAACAGACACTGGGTGTAACAAAGATGGCATTTCACAGTCCTCAAGGAGAATGGGGAGAGGAAGGGTTGGCATTTGAGACAGTGCAGGACTCCAGGTGACAAGTCAGGGAAATGTTATCAGAAGGGTCATACCATCCACAGGTCAACCTCACATAGCTATAATTGCCACCTAACTCTTTGTGTAAAGCCAGCTGATCCAGCAGTGCGCAAATCTGGCAATGACAGTCACAGAGCTGCAATCTCCGTCTGTATTAGAAAACTAGTGGGTGTATCTTCAACTTCCAGATGTCTTCTGCATTTTGAATGACCCTTGGGATAGTCTGTTGCCTCTACTGCAATCGTCTAGAAGCCAAGCTGTGATAAATTTTGCAGAGTTatgtaaaagagaaacaaagctcAGCTCTCTACCTTGTCATTACACAATTGATTCCAAATGAGGATGCAAATAGATCAGGTGCTCCTTACATAATTTTCTCCTCTCATTCTTTGCTCATCATGACCAAGAGAGAAGCGCTTGTTCCTGCAAGACCTTGCCCACTCCTGTGCCTGCCTGGCACACAAGCACAGCACAGTTTTTAGTCTGTTATGTACTGTATGAATAAAAGAGCCTGATGGTTGTGTTTAACCCATTGCCTCAGCTTGAATGACAGCCCTGTGCTACGCAACCCTGAAAATCCAGGTTTGTTTGTGCTTTCGCTCCCTTCTCAAAATGGCTTCCAGGTGAAGGAACACGCCGTGTTTTCCAGGCTCCGGACCAGCATTAACGCCACGCTCAGTTTTCTTCCCACAACAGGCAGATTTAGCGCACCGCCGCCGGTTACCTAACGCGGGCCGGGCGGGCTGACAAGCGAAGGCGAGCTCACCAGCGGCCGTCCTCCCTCCGCGCACCGGGGAGGGTCTCGGGAAAGGCCGGGTTATGAGGGGGAACAGGTAGCGAAGGGCGCCCGCTCCCAAAACCCCTCCGCAGGCAGGGCCGGGCTGAGGCCCCGGTCCACTGGCCCTACGGGAGGGCTGCGAGCGGGACCGTGCCCCGGAGCAGCAGCGCCGCACAGCCGGGACTcgccatcccccctccccagccctgaccCAGATTCCGTGAGGGAAGGGGCGAGGTCGCCGCCTCCGCCAATGGCCGCGCCGCGCCAGCGTCACGTGGGGCGGGTGGGCGGTGCGCGGGTCCGCCTCCATTTCGCAGCGGCGCGGCAGTCGGCAGCCGGCCGTCGCCCAGGGAGGAGGGAGCCACTCGCCCGCCAGCCCAGCGCCGACCGCCCCGCACCAAGGCCCGCAGCCCAGGTTCGTGACAGATCCTGGGGGAGCGTGGGGGCTTCCTCGTGGAGCGTCCGCGGGTGGCGCCGGGAGGAGTAGGGTCGGTGGTGCGGGGAGCTTCCGGCTGCGCAGCCGGGCGGCCTCCGACCGGCAGCCGGATTTTCTCCCCGCTCTGGTGCCCTCCGCGGAGTGGGGGCCGTAGACGTCGCTGTTGGGCGCGGCCGGGGCCGCCATTTTGTGTCGGCGCGATGGCGTTCGCTTTTCTTCCCCTTGCTGGagcgggggagggggcggtgcGTCGGCGTGTTGTGGGCGGGGCTGCGGGCTAAACGTCGGGTTCCCATTGGCGCAGGCTAAGGCGGGTCCCACGTGACTCCTTCCTATTGGTCCGGAGCGGGGGCGAGGCCGGGCCGGCCGCCTGCAGGGGACTGCGgcagggagggcggcggggccgtgAGTCAGCGGGCCGGGGGGCGGtggtgggccgggccgggggcgctgACAGGCTGGGCGCCCGTGTGTCCCGCAGCGAGCTCCGCCGCGCCCACAGCCATGAGCGGCTGCCGCGTCTTCATCGGGAGGCTGAACCCGGCCGCCAGGGAGAAGGATGTGGAGAGGTTCTTCAAGGGATACGGCCGCATCCGGGACATCGACCTGAAGAgggggtttgggtttgtggtgAGTGCGCCCCTCCGCAGGGCTCTGCGGGCCCCCTCCGTTGGTGGTCGCTCGCATCTCACGCACGTTTGATGTGTGCAAAGCTGCTATCAAAAGATAACGCTATTAACACGCTCATGTGGCATTCTTAGAggtgtaattttttgttttttacttttatgcttttgttgtggtggttttgCAGGAATTTGAGGATCCAAGGGACGCAGATGATGCTGTCTATGAATTGGATGGAAAAGAGCTTTGCAGCGAGAGGTGAGGTACCCTATTTCATGATTATATGAGCTTGGCTACCTAAAATAGGAAGCGAGTCAATTTTAAGTTGCACTGTGTTAACAGTTTGTTACTTtgaacgatttttttttttctataactaTGAAGgaatgtgtaagaagaaaaatgtaacaacatatgtttttccctttctttcttttccccagggTTACAATTGAGCATGCAAGGGCACGCTCTAGGGGTAGAGGCAGAGGGAGGTACTCTGACCGTTTTAGTAGCCGCCGTCCACGTAGTGACAGGAGGTATGTATAGCTTTGAACTGACATGGCTTAAAAAAGAATACTGTGGACTCATCTGATCTAAGAACTCGAGCTAGAATGAGATATTAAAAGGCGTTATTTGCCTTTTTAGTCAAATCATTTGATGTGGCAGCAGGGTAGCGAGGATTATAAAACTTAGCAGATACACTTGTCATCTTTATGCTTCCCGCCCCAAAGTACTTAATGCTTGTCCTAGATTACTCAGGGCATTCCCTAGTTAAATTGTGGCAGTAATGGTGATATGCTGATACCGGTTATTGGTATAGCCTTTATTAATGTTAATGTGTGGTTATATTTTAATTACTAATAAAAGTCTCAATTGtttatttccaaacagaaatgCCCCACCTGTAAGAACAGAAAATCGCCTCATAGTAGAAAATTTGTCTTCTCGAGTCAGCTGGCAGGTTTGTTGAAACACGATTAACTATTTTGACTTCATTTAATGGgtatgtaatgtaatgtaattattttgtaaaataattaattaaacagtaattataatttatttaaaatgtttatgtaattaatgtaattttaaataatgtaatttaaatattttcaatgaaaattagttaattttaatttatattaataataaatgtatatatttgaggatatatatttatttttttcttgttttttaaatccattttaacCACATATTAAACCCTTTATTTGCCAGCCTATCTGTGTCGTTGGCCTTATGACGAGGAGTGCCTGTGGGTTATCCTAATCGTTCTGTCTTGGTCACTCTTGGTTGGGCCTGGTTGACTTTCCAGTCAGCTCCTACAATGTCACTTGGCCACCTCTAGATCTGTGTTTGCCGGTCTAGACGTAATCGATGCACTCCTTAAAGTGCCACATTGCAACGATCCCAGAGCGTTAACGAGATCTGATTCCTAAGTTGAGAGCTGTTCTTCCTGTAACGCTTCCGAATAAAGAGGTCCCGGTCGAAAAGAGTTGAAAGATACGAAATTAGGTGGTCGTTGGAATCCTGATCGCAGTAAAGTGGTCCTTGGTAACATCAAGCATAGAGAATGTCTGGATCCATCAATAGTCTCCTAATAAGGGAGGGCAGTGCGATTAATGGCTTCCATCGACTGGGTAGTGTTCGTCAAGTGGGTGGCGAAGAGCCAGTCGGGCATATATCATGACGGTACCTCCGGTCGCTTAATGCAGTTTGCTGCTTGGCTAGCCTAGGGAAATGTTAATAAAGGTAAAGTAAACTATATTTTTAATGACATATGGGGCACAAAATAATTGGTGTTATGTAAATGTAATTCTGTATTCTGTATAAGACTCTTAATGTAAATGGAGATTGAAATAGTACAAAAATATATGGGTAGTATTTCACGCTTAGTCCAGTATATATACAAatgtacttttttatttctttctctctctctctctcctctctctttcttattTAATCTATATAATCTTTGTAGACTGATATTTTCCTTAATGTTAAGACAGATTATGAGCATTTTGCTTAAAGCAATatgcttttttcatttatttcgtGCCCTGATATAGATAATTCAATTTTGATAGAATACAAGTATGGCAATTGCCATGTTTGTAATTTATCTAACATCTCCTCTTTCAGTAGTCAtaagtttcttttgtttgttttaaagtatttttatatagATAAGTATTAGTATCACTTCTTTGCATAACATAACTGGTCTTGTGTTAGGATCTCAAAGACTTCATGAGACAAGCTGGGGAAGTAACCTTTGCGGATGCACACAGACCTAAGTTAAATGAAGGGTAAGTCTCTAAAATAATCTCTTGAAAACTGTAGAGTAATATTTGTATGCACAATATTTGGGGAGGGAAGCTGGCTGCTTTCAGTGCTCAGCAGCTGTTCATGGTTTAATTTAGCTGCCCTTTGAAAATGCATTCTCTGGTA encodes:
- the SRSF5 gene encoding serine/arginine-rich splicing factor 5 isoform X1 — translated: MSGCRVFIGRLNPAAREKDVERFFKGYGRIRDIDLKRGFGFVEFEDPRDADDAVYELDGKELCSERVTIEHARARSRGRGRGRYSDRFSSRRPRSDRRNAPPVRTENRLIVENLSSRVSWQDLKDFMRQAGEVTFADAHRPKLNEGVVEFASYSDLKNAIDKLSGKEINGRKIKLIEGSKRHSRSRSRSRSRSRSSSRSRSRSRSRSRKSYSRSRSRSRSKSRSVSRSPMPEKNQKRGSSSRSKSPSSVDRQRSRSRSRSVDSGN
- the SRSF5 gene encoding serine/arginine-rich splicing factor 5 isoform X3, whose amino-acid sequence is MSGCRVFIGRLNPAAREKDVERFFKGYGRIRDIDLKRGFGFVEFEDPRDADDAVYELDGKELCSERVTIEHARARSRGRGRGRYSDRFSSRRPRSDRRNAPPVRTENRLIVENLSSRVSWQPICVVGLMTRSACGLS
- the SRSF5 gene encoding serine/arginine-rich splicing factor 5 isoform X2 — translated: MSGCRVFIGRLNPAAREKDVERFFKGYGRIRDIDLKRGFGFVEFEDPRDADDAVYELDGKELCSERVTIEHARARSRGRGRGRYSDRFSSRRPRSDRRNAPPVRTENRLIVENLSSRVSWQDLKDFMRQAGEVTFADAHRPKLNEGVVEFASYSDLKNAIDKLSGKEINGRKIKLIEGSKRHRSRSRSRSRSRSSSRSRSRSRSRSRKSYSRSRSRSRSKSRSVSRSPMPEKNQKRGSSSRSKSPSSVDRQRSRSRSRSVDSGN